A window from Plasmodium chabaudi chabaudi strain AS genome assembly, chromosome: 11 encodes these proteins:
- a CDS encoding CIR protein, which translates to MSKEGCTYINFVNKLIKSNTTGTEGKIENHKSLNTNCPNEKCDTDSQKLSSAFILLIKFFSIDDNLENDKHAEYAILWLCYKIQQYQNGEIIALKDFITEHIETNTNYNWKTKKGIGNKSYKEFIDKKQSLINMDVKIMSKFHEALQILCNMYNENKEKNINCTKCSQNSEEFLKIFKELNEDSNVTKDSPYYQVWCTLSTDYDNLKNECIKNCKECTELPTLPEIKESKKYVQDYAELSAQGSEATSSSSSIASKLVPVLSIFVAIPIFLGFAYKHSLFGFDKRLNRQYLREKVKKIKKKMNINI; encoded by the exons atgTCTAAGGAAGgg TGTACGTACATTAATTTTGtcaataaattaattaaatcgAATACGACAGGAACGGAGggaaaaattgaaaatcaTAAGTCATTGAACACTAATTGCCCTAACGAAAAATGTGATACTGATAGCCAAAAACTTAGCTCtgcttttatattattgataAAATTCTTTTCGATCGATgataatttagaaaatgaCAAACATGCTGAATATGCTATTTTATGGTTATGTTATAAAATTCAGCAATATCAAAATGGAGAAATCATCGCATTAAAAGATTTCATTACTGAACATATAGAAacaaatacaaattataattggaaaacaaaaaaaggtATAGGTAATAAGTCCTATAAGGAATTTAtagataaaaaacaaagttTGATAAATATGGATGTTAAAATTATGTCTAAATTTCACGAAGCattacaaattttatgtaatatgtataatgagaataaagaaaaaaatataaattgcACAAAATGTTCGCAAAATTCTGaagaatttttaaaaatttttaaagaacTTAATGAAGATTCTAATGTTACCAAAGATAGTCCCTATTACCAAGTATGGTGTACTTTATCAACTgattatgataatttaaaaaatgaatgtattaaaaattgtaaggAATGCACCGAACTTCCAACCCTTCCAGAGATAAAagaatcaaaaaaatatgtacaagATTATGCAGAACTTTCTGCACAAGGTTCTGAAGCTACATCATCAAGTTCATCGATAGCAAGCAAATTAGTTCCAGTTTTATCGATATTTGTTGCAATACCAATTTTCTTGGGATTTGCATATAAg cATTCGTTATTTGGATTTGATAAACGGCTTAATAGACAATATTTAAgagaaaaagtaaaaaaaataaagaagaaaatgaacattaatatataa
- a CDS encoding CIR protein yields MAENMCQRFKTVWDDFPEGVGEDGNSQIKIKEYWDILFKNKNYDNYIDKVNAVSFWLFVQNFGDNFSFTKNVDSNTNIFHYIMIWLIYTLKLNNGDKVMEFYSKCINPAEGYTNSIKDTNTNAYNIYKDPINSKLLSMNKGINDISIFYDALKSLCKMYNDFADDDSDCTKNLGDAKKFVEKYEMLRNNNDTGIEGSLYSQILSILSTDYYNFVKKCYETKEGCGRFPCIPPYSRCPLIKNALISITFIFVAIPIFLEFAYKYSLFGFGKRSQKQYLREKRKKAKRKVYNYLLLEERDYSRNSNNY; encoded by the exons atgGCTGAAAATATg TGTCAAAGGTTCAAGACTGTATGGGATGATTTTCCCGAGGGCGTGGGTGAAGATGGAAACAGTCAAATAAAGATTAAAGAATATTGggatatattattcaaaaataaaaattatgataattatatcGATAAAGTTAATGCTGTATCATTTTGGCTATTTGTACAAAATTTTGGGGATAATTTTTCGTTTACGAAAAATGTAGATAGTAATAccaatatttttcattacatTATGATATGGCTAATTTATACGTTAAAACTAAATAATGGTGACAAAGTAATGGAATTTTATAGTAAATGCATAAATCCTGCTGAAGGATATACTAATTCTATAAAAGATACTAATACTAATGCTTATAATATCTATAAGGATCCTATAAATAGTAAACTATTATCGATGAATAAGGGTATTAAtgatatatctatattttatgatgcACTTAAATCGTTAtgtaaaatgtataatgaTTTTGCTGACGACGATTCAGATTGCACAAAAAATTTGGGTGATGCCAAAAAGTTtgttgaaaaatatgaaatgcttcgtaataataatgatactGGCATTGAAGGCAGTCTATATAGTCAAATATTATCTATACTATCAActgattattataattttgtaaagaAATGCTATGAAACAAAAGAAGGATGTGGTCGTTTTCCATGCATCCCACCTTATTCACGATGTccattaataaaaaatgcgcTAATTTCaattacatttatatttgttgcAATACCTATTTTCTTGGAATTTGCTTAtaag tattcattatttggatTTGGTAAACGATCtcaaaaacaatatttaagagaaaaacgaaaaaaagcAAAGAGGAAAgtgtataattatttattactcGAAGAGAGGGATTATTCCAGgaatagtaataattattGA
- a CDS encoding CIR protein, with the protein MGLMYLCKYLCKILSFIWEEFPDTLGDDGNYQLKSDGAYKTFCINETCDSDLDKINAWVLSLFEIFFKNSDSLMESAKSNINIAAYILAWLSHILSLKENEGIKNLNGFYEKYIKDKEKYNNHIPGVHGYTSYQNIIDKYKELMTDDIEYMLQFYGPLKSLCEMYNACNLNRSKCTNCLEKAKDFADKYNKLNGDSNKNESDPYKNVLYSLSTDYDNFKKYCAENCTDCNDTSSFPEIKAPQGSFQIFEATSPISPIASILIPVLLTFSITFFLGIAYKYSLFGFDKRLQRQYLREKLKKIKKKMNRYI; encoded by the exons ATGGGGTTAATGTATTTGTGTAAATATTTG TGTAAAATTCTTTCGTTTATATGGGAGGAATTTCCCGATACATTGGGCGATGATGGAAACTATCAATTAAAAAGTGATGGTGcatataaaacattttgcATTAATGAAACATGTGATAGTGATCTCGATAAAATTAACGCTTGGGTTTTAAGCTTGTTTgagatattttttaagaattCGGATTCGCTTATGGAAAGTGCAAAAAGTAACATCAATATTGCTGCATACATTTTGGCATGGTTAAGTCATATATTAAGTCTAAAGGAAAATgaaggaataaaaaatctaAATGGCTTTTatgagaaatatataaaggatAAGGAGAAGtataataatcatataCCTGGCGTTCATGGTTATACAAGTTATCAGAATAttattgataaatataaggaATTGATGACTGATGATATTGAATATATGCTTCAATTTTATGGTCCATTAAAATCATTATGTGAAATGTATAATGCATGTAATTTAAACAGGTCAAAATGCACAAATTGCTTGGAAAAAGCCAAAGATTTTgctgataaatataataaacttAATGGAGAttctaataaaaatgaaagcgACCCATACAAAAATGTATTGTATAGTTTATCAACTgattatgataattttaaaaagtattGTGCTGAAAATTGCACTGATTGCAACGATACTTCATCCTTTCCAGAGATAAAAGCACCACAAGGTTCTTTCCAAATTTTTGAAGCTACATCACCAATTTCGCCGATAGCAAGCATATTAATTCCAGTTTTATTGACATTTTCAATAACATTTTTCTTGGGAATTGCTTATAAG tattcattatttggatTCGATAAACGACTTCAAAGACAATATTTAAGAgaaaaactaaaaaaaataaagaagaaaatgaatcGTTATATATGA